Proteins from a single region of Acidobacteriota bacterium:
- a CDS encoding RNA degradosome polyphosphate kinase (catalyzes the reversible transfer of the terminal phosphate of ATP to form a long chain polyphosphate), translating to MTKTATATPSSKTDPQTPARGKKPASVNLGRSDLYFNRELSWLKFNQRVIEEAFDTSNPLLERVRFLSIFASNLDEFYMIRVSGLRRPSAAAG from the coding sequence ATGACCAAGACCGCCACCGCTACCCCTTCGTCCAAGACCGACCCGCAGACGCCGGCCCGCGGGAAAAAGCCCGCCAGCGTCAACCTGGGCCGCTCCGACCTCTACTTCAACCGCGAGCTCAGCTGGTTGAAGTTCAATCAGCGCGTCATCGAGGAAGCCTTCGATACCTCCAACCCGCTACTCGAACGGGTTCGCTTCCTATCCATTTTCGCCAGCAACCTGGACGAGTTCTACATGATCCGGGTCTCCGGCCTGCGGCGGCCATCTGCCGCCGCAGGC
- a CDS encoding histidine phosphatase family protein yields the protein MKRLLLLRHGKSDWDAPFDHDRERPVATRGRRAAAAMGEVIAGAGWEPDRALTSPAVRAQTTLELAAQAGAWQCPVDEDEILYSGDASEVLERLRQVQGSCKTVLVVGHEPVWSELLALLIGGGSHRIPTAALAAVTFDRESWQDLEPGIAELRWLLPPKLLKKVGWP from the coding sequence ATGAAGCGTCTACTATTGCTCCGCCACGGCAAGTCGGATTGGGACGCTCCCTTCGATCACGACCGGGAGCGACCGGTGGCTACCCGCGGTCGCCGCGCCGCCGCGGCCATGGGCGAGGTCATCGCCGGCGCCGGGTGGGAGCCGGACCGCGCCCTCACCTCCCCGGCGGTGCGCGCCCAAACGACCCTCGAGCTGGCCGCCCAGGCTGGTGCTTGGCAGTGTCCGGTGGACGAGGACGAGATCCTCTACAGCGGCGATGCCTCGGAAGTCTTGGAGCGCCTGCGTCAAGTCCAGGGCAGCTGCAAGACGGTGCTGGTGGTGGGCCACGAACCGGTGTGGTCCGAGCTGCTGGCATTGCTGATAGGCGGCGGCAGCCACCGCATCCCCACCGCCGCCCTCGCCGCCGTCACCTTCGACCGCGAGAGCTGGCAGGACCTAGAACCCGGCATCGCCGAGCTCCGCTGGCTCCTCCCCCCGAAGCTGCTGAAGAAGGTCGGCTGGCCGTAA
- a CDS encoding Ppx/GppA phosphatase family protein — MPRLPGPAPEQRIGIVDLGSNTARLVVFVCQKGLWFQIEDQIREVVRLAEGFGTSAHLTDAAVERATTAIKLIADFAGAADLDQLQIIGTSALREAENRDRFLDLIDPLDLDLWILSGTEEAQLGVDAVANGLAFENAWVVDLGGGSVQVSRMSDRAFDFGDAHPLGMVRLTEAFLLSDPPSPRQIQALEMEVARHLAPVVQRMRRDAAPLVAMGGSVRNLARAIQKLQSYPISLIHGYVLQRSDLEELTAELLSQSSAERADVPGIRSDRADVIPAAALVFRWLLRESGHERMVISGQGMREGAFLRKFLPGPDYRVDDVRRFAVDSRLARYPVPNPHNNHVRRLTRRLFDGLEPLHGLGPREAELLDAAAALHDIGVAIDYYHHHRHSAYLLESKPLHGFSHREQMLITLMVRYHEKGTPKLGRYTPLMRSGDKKLLRHLTACLRLAEFLERARAGRIRDLEVEIAPETVTLRLESVEPPTVELRETRKAAAPLFEQAYRRSLELVPG, encoded by the coding sequence GTGCCGCGCCTTCCCGGCCCCGCTCCCGAACAACGGATCGGCATCGTCGATCTCGGCTCCAACACCGCCCGGTTGGTGGTCTTCGTGTGCCAAAAGGGGCTGTGGTTCCAGATCGAGGACCAAATCCGCGAGGTGGTGCGGCTGGCGGAAGGCTTCGGCACCAGCGCCCATCTCACCGACGCCGCCGTGGAGCGCGCCACCACCGCCATCAAGCTCATCGCCGATTTTGCCGGCGCCGCCGACCTCGACCAGCTGCAGATCATCGGCACCAGCGCCCTGCGGGAGGCGGAGAACCGCGACCGTTTCCTCGATCTCATCGATCCCCTGGACCTGGATCTGTGGATCCTCAGCGGGACCGAAGAGGCCCAGCTGGGGGTGGACGCGGTGGCCAACGGCCTGGCCTTCGAGAATGCCTGGGTGGTGGATTTGGGCGGCGGCAGTGTGCAGGTCTCGCGCATGAGCGACCGCGCCTTCGACTTCGGCGACGCCCATCCCCTGGGCATGGTGCGCCTCACCGAGGCTTTCCTGCTCAGCGATCCGCCGTCGCCGCGGCAGATCCAGGCGCTGGAGATGGAGGTGGCCCGCCACCTGGCACCGGTGGTCCAGCGCATGCGCCGGGACGCGGCGCCGCTGGTGGCCATGGGCGGCTCGGTGCGCAACCTGGCGCGGGCGATCCAGAAGCTCCAGAGTTACCCCATCAGTCTGATCCACGGCTACGTGTTGCAGCGCTCGGACCTCGAAGAGCTCACCGCCGAGCTGCTGTCCCAGAGCAGCGCCGAGCGGGCGGACGTACCGGGCATCCGCTCCGACCGCGCCGACGTCATCCCCGCCGCCGCCCTGGTCTTCCGCTGGCTGCTGCGGGAAAGCGGCCACGAGCGCATGGTGATCTCCGGCCAGGGTATGCGCGAAGGCGCCTTCCTGCGCAAATTCCTCCCCGGCCCGGACTATCGGGTAGACGACGTGCGGCGCTTCGCGGTGGACAGCCGGCTGGCCCGCTATCCGGTGCCCAATCCCCACAACAATCACGTGCGGCGCCTGACCCGGCGACTCTTCGATGGTCTCGAGCCCCTCCACGGTCTGGGCCCCCGGGAAGCCGAGCTCCTCGACGCCGCCGCCGCCCTCCACGACATCGGCGTCGCCATCGACTACTACCACCACCACCGCCACAGCGCCTACTTGCTGGAGTCGAAGCCTCTCCACGGTTTCAGTCACCGGGAGCAGATGTTGATCACGCTGATGGTGCGCTACCACGAGAAGGGCACGCCGAAGCTGGGCCGCTACACCCCCCTGATGCGCTCCGGCGACAAGAAGCTCCTGCGCCACCTCACCGCCTGCCTACGCCTGGCGGAGTTCCTGGAGCGCGCCCGCGCCGGACGCATCCGCGACCTGGAGGTGGAGATCGCTCCCGAGACGGTGACCCTGCGCCTGGAGTCGGTGGAGCCCCCAACGGTCGAGCTGCGGGAAACCCGCAAAGCCGCCGCCCCGCTCTTCGAGCAAGCCTATCGGCGGTCGTTGGAGCTGGTGCCGGGCTGA
- a CDS encoding ABC transporter ATP-binding protein produces MGEVEVQALRGVDLELRQSEFVVLLGPSGSGKSTLLNILGGLDLPTEGQVFFRGEELTVADESRLTQYRREHVGFVFQFYNLIPSLTARENVALVTEISRDPMTPEDALALVRMDERMDHFPAQLSGGEQQRVAIARAIAKQPDVLLCDEPTGALDISTGVVVLEAIERISEELGTTVAVITHNAAIAAMADRVISLADGRISSVQENQRRLPARELSW; encoded by the coding sequence ATGGGCGAGGTGGAGGTGCAGGCCCTGAGGGGAGTGGACCTGGAGCTCCGGCAGTCGGAGTTCGTGGTGCTCCTGGGACCGTCCGGCAGCGGCAAATCGACGCTCCTCAACATCCTCGGCGGCCTCGATCTGCCCACCGAGGGGCAGGTCTTCTTCCGCGGCGAGGAGCTTACTGTGGCGGACGAGAGCCGGCTGACCCAATATCGCCGGGAGCACGTGGGCTTTGTCTTCCAGTTCTACAACCTGATCCCCAGCCTGACGGCGCGGGAGAACGTCGCCCTGGTGACGGAGATCTCCCGCGATCCCATGACGCCGGAGGACGCCCTGGCGCTGGTGCGCATGGACGAGCGTATGGATCACTTCCCCGCCCAGCTCTCCGGCGGCGAGCAGCAGCGGGTGGCCATCGCCCGGGCCATCGCCAAGCAGCCGGACGTGCTGCTCTGCGACGAGCCCACCGGCGCCCTGGACATCTCCACCGGAGTGGTGGTGCTGGAGGCCATCGAGCGCATCTCCGAGGAATTGGGCACCACGGTGGCGGTGATCACCCACAACGCCGCCATCGCCGCCATGGCGGATCGGGTCATCTCCCTCGCCGATGGGCGCATCTCGTCGGTGCAGGAAAACCAGCGGCGGCTGCCCGCCCGCGAGCTCAGCTGGTGA
- a CDS encoding FtsX-like permease family protein, which yields MRALHRKLFRDLWQMRGQALAISLVIAAGVAMFLLALSTFQSLRLTQETYYSHQRFAEVFANLERAPEWLAHDIAAISGVAQVQTRVVRDVVLDVEGLPEPAVGRLISLPEGREPLLNDIFLLRGRRPETGRPDEVVVNEPFAEAHELVLGDTVAAVINGSRRQLEVVGVALSPEYIYGIRPGELMPDDSRFGVFWMGRQGLSSAFDMEGGFNDVALGLLPRASSPEVIARLDQLLEPYGGLGAIPRDLQVSHWYLNSELEGLRGSAIIVPIIFLGVAAFLLNVVLSRMVAVQREQIAALKALGYPNLQIGLHYSLWSILVSLIGGALGTGAGAWLGSGLTELYTQYFRFPYLEYRLAPSVVILALAISLAAAVVGALGSVRRAVRLPPAEALRPAPPAAYRTTLVERLGLGRLLSQPARIVVRNLERQPIRALLSITGIAFAGAIMVVGTFSLDAIDVILDLQFNAAQRQDITISFFLPVSSGALHSVRSMPGVLAAEPQRAVPVRLRYRHRSRQTAVTGLPADGRLQRVVDDEGQPLQLAAEGLTLSAKLAELLAVEAGDTVTLEVLEGARPVKRVPVASVVDDFLGTSAYMQLDALHRLMREGGALSGAVMLVDDAAADTLYRRLKATPAVAGVALKRAAIENFRSTVAENLGLMTTFNLLFSSIIAFGVIYNGARISLSERSRDLASLRVIGLTRREISAILLGELAVLTLVATPLGLLLGRSLAGLTVAVYDNELYRLPLVVAPKTYALAAVTVLVASVVSGLVVRRRLDHLDLVSVLKTRE from the coding sequence GTGCGAGCCCTCCACCGCAAGCTGTTTCGGGATCTCTGGCAGATGCGCGGCCAGGCTCTGGCCATCAGCTTGGTCATCGCCGCCGGCGTTGCCATGTTCCTCCTCGCCCTCAGCACCTTCCAAAGCCTGCGGCTGACCCAGGAAACCTATTACAGCCACCAACGCTTCGCCGAGGTCTTCGCCAACCTCGAGCGGGCGCCGGAGTGGTTGGCCCACGACATCGCCGCCATCTCCGGGGTGGCCCAGGTGCAGACCCGCGTGGTGCGGGACGTGGTGCTGGACGTGGAAGGGCTGCCGGAGCCGGCGGTGGGGCGGCTGATCTCGCTGCCGGAGGGCCGGGAGCCGCTGCTCAACGACATCTTCCTGCTCCGCGGCCGCCGCCCGGAGACCGGCCGCCCGGACGAGGTGGTGGTCAACGAGCCCTTTGCCGAGGCCCACGAACTGGTGCTGGGGGATACGGTGGCGGCGGTGATCAACGGCAGCCGGCGGCAGCTGGAGGTGGTGGGAGTGGCCCTGTCTCCGGAGTACATCTACGGCATCCGCCCCGGCGAGCTGATGCCCGACGATTCGCGCTTCGGCGTCTTTTGGATGGGGCGCCAGGGGTTGTCGTCGGCCTTCGACATGGAGGGCGGCTTCAACGACGTCGCCCTGGGGCTGCTGCCCCGGGCCTCGTCGCCGGAGGTCATCGCCCGGCTGGATCAGCTACTGGAACCCTATGGAGGCCTCGGCGCCATTCCCCGGGATCTGCAGGTCTCCCATTGGTACTTGAACAGCGAGCTGGAGGGCCTGCGGGGCTCCGCCATCATCGTCCCCATCATCTTCCTCGGGGTCGCTGCCTTCCTGCTCAATGTGGTGCTGTCGCGGATGGTGGCGGTGCAGCGGGAGCAGATCGCGGCGCTCAAGGCTCTGGGCTACCCCAACCTCCAGATCGGATTGCACTACAGCCTGTGGAGCATTCTGGTGTCGCTCATTGGCGGCGCCTTGGGCACCGGCGCCGGGGCCTGGCTGGGGAGCGGTCTCACCGAGCTCTACACTCAATATTTCCGCTTTCCCTATCTCGAATACCGCCTGGCGCCGTCGGTGGTGATTTTGGCGTTGGCCATCAGCCTGGCGGCGGCGGTGGTGGGGGCCCTGGGCTCGGTGCGGCGGGCGGTGAGGCTACCGCCGGCGGAGGCCCTGCGGCCGGCACCACCGGCCGCCTACCGGACGACCCTGGTGGAGCGGCTGGGCTTGGGGAGGTTGCTTTCCCAGCCGGCGCGCATCGTCGTGCGCAATCTCGAGCGCCAACCCATCCGGGCGCTGCTCTCCATCACCGGCATCGCCTTCGCCGGCGCCATCATGGTGGTGGGGACCTTCTCCCTGGACGCCATCGACGTCATCCTCGACCTGCAGTTCAACGCCGCTCAGCGCCAGGACATCACCATCTCCTTCTTCCTGCCGGTGTCCTCCGGGGCCTTGCATTCGGTGCGCTCGATGCCCGGGGTGCTCGCCGCCGAGCCCCAGCGCGCGGTGCCGGTGCGGTTGCGCTATCGCCACCGATCTCGCCAGACGGCGGTCACCGGCTTGCCTGCGGACGGCCGCTTGCAGCGGGTGGTGGACGATGAAGGCCAGCCGCTACAGCTGGCGGCGGAGGGGCTGACCCTCTCCGCCAAGCTCGCCGAGCTGCTGGCGGTGGAAGCGGGGGACACCGTGACCCTGGAGGTGCTGGAGGGGGCGCGGCCGGTGAAGCGGGTGCCGGTGGCCTCGGTGGTGGACGACTTTCTCGGCACCTCTGCCTACATGCAGCTGGACGCTCTGCATCGCCTGATGCGCGAGGGCGGCGCCCTGAGCGGCGCGGTGATGCTGGTGGACGATGCCGCCGCCGACACCCTCTACCGGCGGCTCAAGGCGACGCCGGCGGTGGCGGGGGTGGCCCTCAAGCGGGCGGCCATCGAGAATTTCCGCAGCACCGTGGCGGAGAACCTGGGGCTGATGACCACCTTCAACCTGCTCTTCTCCAGCATCATCGCTTTCGGCGTGATCTACAACGGCGCGCGCATTTCCCTGTCGGAGCGCAGCCGCGACCTCGCCAGCCTGCGGGTCATCGGTCTGACCCGCCGGGAGATTTCCGCCATCCTTCTCGGTGAGCTGGCGGTGCTGACCTTGGTAGCGACCCCTCTGGGGTTGCTGCTGGGGCGCAGCCTTGCCGGCCTCACCGTCGCCGTCTACGACAACGAGCTCTACCGCCTGCCCTTGGTGGTGGCCCCCAAGACCTACGCCCTGGCGGCGGTGACGGTGTTGGTGGCCTCGGTGGTATCCGGGCTGGTGGTACGCCGCCGGCTGGACCATCTGGATCTGGTGTCGGTGCTCAAGACCCGGGAGTAA